Proteins from one Coregonus clupeaformis isolate EN_2021a chromosome 29, ASM2061545v1, whole genome shotgun sequence genomic window:
- the LOC121544723 gene encoding TNF receptor-associated factor 3-like isoform X2, translating to MSAGRNADMRELQIPLQHRSPSLAALSLAQRPWPSDPDAGFLPQRGGFWDHFIATPEPKYCCEACRLVLCNPRQTECGHRFCETCISEQLSKPNPVCPADSEPLFKDKIFRDVCCHREIMALRVYCRSEKNGCKEQMSLQQVMDHLNVCLYFEVPCPLGKCKEKMMRKDIPEHLSWKCKHRETTCEFCMHKMAMTELQKHKETVCPSFPVACPNHCTSPSILRSELTSHQHECPKAHVTCSFIRFGCNFKGLNQDMRDHESSFASEHLRLMATRNTTLEAKVEDVKGELLERYKVLPGLSSRLSETESQYEEMRENNRQLEQKLTTMQNLMSSHSEKLLEMELELRSLRTIREEVETLRGTVESIRSRVATLEGGRVGANPATHTLGSLETQLSRQDDILSVHEIRLADMDLRFQVLETASFNGTLIWKIRDYKRRKQEAVASKTLSLYSQPFYTGYFGYKMCARVYLNGDGMGKGTHLSLFFVVMRGEYDALLLWPFKQKVTLMLMDQGPARKHLGDAFKPDPNSSSFRRPTAEMNIASGCPLFVAQTVLENGTYIKDDTIFIKVTVDTSDLPDP from the exons ATGTCAGCAGGGCGGAACGCGGACATGCGGGAGCTGCAAATCCCCCTCCAGCATCGCTCTCCCTCCCtggctgctctctctctggcccAGCGCCCCTGGCCCAGCGACCCCGATGCAGGCTTCTTACCGCAGCGCGGGGGCTTCTGGGACCACTTCATAGCCACTCCAGAGCCCAAATACTGCTGCGAGGCCTGCAGGCTAGTGCTCTGCAACCCCAGGCAGACAGAGTGTGGACACCGCTTCTGTGAAACCTGCATCTCTGAGCAGCTCAG CAAACCGAATCCAGTATGTCCAGCGGATAGTGAGCCGCTGTTCAAAGACAAG ATCTTCCGTGACGTGTGCTGCCATAGAGAGATCATGGCTCTGAGAGTGTACTGCAGGAGTGAGAAGAATGGCTGTAAGGAGCAGATGAGTCTACAGCAGGTCATG GATCATTTGAATGTGTGTCTGTATTTTGAGGTGCCATGCCCTTTGGGAAAGTGCAAAGAGAAGATGATGCGCAAAGACATTCCTGAACACTTGAGTTGGAAATGTAAACACAGGGAGACCACCTGTGAATTCTGCATGCATAAGATGGCCATGACTGAATTACAG AAACACAAAGAAACCGTTTGTCCTTCATTTCCGGTGGCCTGCCCCAATCATTGTACTTCTCCCTCCATCTTACGAAGCGAG CTGACAAGTCATCAACATGAGTGCCCCAAGGCTCATGTCACCTGCTCCTTTATCCGCTTTGGATGCAATTTCAAG GGTCTCAACCAAGACATGAGGGACCATGAATCTAGCTTTGCCTCTGAACACCTGCGGTTGATGGCAACCAGGAACACTACACTGGAGGCCAAG GTGGAGGATGTTAAAGGAGAGCTTCTGGAGCGCTACAAGGTTCTGCCAGGCCTGAGCAGCCGTCTGTCTGAAACAGAGTCTCAGTACGAGGAGATGAGGGAGAATAACAGACAGCTGGAGCAGAAGCTCACTACCATGCAG AACTTGATGAGTTCCCACTCTGAGAAGCTTTTGGAGATGGAGCTGGAGCTGAGGTCTCTGAGGACTATCCGAGAGGAGGTGGAGACACTCCGAGGCACCGTGGAGAGCATTCGTTCCAGGGTCGCAACGCTAGAGGGAGGACGGGTCGGGGCCaacccagccacacacacactag GTTCTTTAGAGACACAGCTCTCCCGTCAGGACGACATACTGAGTGTCCACGAGATCCGCCTGGCCGACATGGACCTGCGCTTCCAGGTCCTAGAGACTGCTTCCTTCAATGGGACGCTCATCTGGAAGATCCGTGACTACAAGCGGCGGAAACAAGAAGCCGTGGCTTCAAAGACCCTGTCTCTCTACAGCCAGCCTTTCTACACTGGCTACTTTGGCTACAAGATGTGTGCCCGGGTCTACCTGAACGGAGATGGCATGGGGAAAGGAACCCATCTGTCTCTGTTCTTTGTGGTGATGCGTGGCGAATACGACGCCCTCCTGCTCTGGCCCTTTAAACAGAAGGTGACTCTGATGCTGATGGACCAGGGCCCAGCCAGGAAGCACCTAGGGGATGCCTTTAAACCAGACCCCAACAGCAGCAGCTTCAGACGGCCCACGGCAGAGATGAACATAGCCTCGGGCTGCCCGCTGTTCGTAGCCCAGACTGTGCTGGAGAACGGTACTTACATCAAGGACGATACCATCTTCATTAAGGTCACAGTGGACACGTCAGAcctccctgacccctga
- the LOC121544723 gene encoding TNF receptor-associated factor 3-like isoform X1: MVYFRMGMQPLNTSMMVPAWICIEPPEQVMSAGRNADMRELQIPLQHRSPSLAALSLAQRPWPSDPDAGFLPQRGGFWDHFIATPEPKYCCEACRLVLCNPRQTECGHRFCETCISEQLSKPNPVCPADSEPLFKDKIFRDVCCHREIMALRVYCRSEKNGCKEQMSLQQVMDHLNVCLYFEVPCPLGKCKEKMMRKDIPEHLSWKCKHRETTCEFCMHKMAMTELQKHKETVCPSFPVACPNHCTSPSILRSELTSHQHECPKAHVTCSFIRFGCNFKGLNQDMRDHESSFASEHLRLMATRNTTLEAKVEDVKGELLERYKVLPGLSSRLSETESQYEEMRENNRQLEQKLTTMQNLMSSHSEKLLEMELELRSLRTIREEVETLRGTVESIRSRVATLEGGRVGANPATHTLGSLETQLSRQDDILSVHEIRLADMDLRFQVLETASFNGTLIWKIRDYKRRKQEAVASKTLSLYSQPFYTGYFGYKMCARVYLNGDGMGKGTHLSLFFVVMRGEYDALLLWPFKQKVTLMLMDQGPARKHLGDAFKPDPNSSSFRRPTAEMNIASGCPLFVAQTVLENGTYIKDDTIFIKVTVDTSDLPDP, encoded by the exons GTCATGTCAGCAGGGCGGAACGCGGACATGCGGGAGCTGCAAATCCCCCTCCAGCATCGCTCTCCCTCCCtggctgctctctctctggcccAGCGCCCCTGGCCCAGCGACCCCGATGCAGGCTTCTTACCGCAGCGCGGGGGCTTCTGGGACCACTTCATAGCCACTCCAGAGCCCAAATACTGCTGCGAGGCCTGCAGGCTAGTGCTCTGCAACCCCAGGCAGACAGAGTGTGGACACCGCTTCTGTGAAACCTGCATCTCTGAGCAGCTCAG CAAACCGAATCCAGTATGTCCAGCGGATAGTGAGCCGCTGTTCAAAGACAAG ATCTTCCGTGACGTGTGCTGCCATAGAGAGATCATGGCTCTGAGAGTGTACTGCAGGAGTGAGAAGAATGGCTGTAAGGAGCAGATGAGTCTACAGCAGGTCATG GATCATTTGAATGTGTGTCTGTATTTTGAGGTGCCATGCCCTTTGGGAAAGTGCAAAGAGAAGATGATGCGCAAAGACATTCCTGAACACTTGAGTTGGAAATGTAAACACAGGGAGACCACCTGTGAATTCTGCATGCATAAGATGGCCATGACTGAATTACAG AAACACAAAGAAACCGTTTGTCCTTCATTTCCGGTGGCCTGCCCCAATCATTGTACTTCTCCCTCCATCTTACGAAGCGAG CTGACAAGTCATCAACATGAGTGCCCCAAGGCTCATGTCACCTGCTCCTTTATCCGCTTTGGATGCAATTTCAAG GGTCTCAACCAAGACATGAGGGACCATGAATCTAGCTTTGCCTCTGAACACCTGCGGTTGATGGCAACCAGGAACACTACACTGGAGGCCAAG GTGGAGGATGTTAAAGGAGAGCTTCTGGAGCGCTACAAGGTTCTGCCAGGCCTGAGCAGCCGTCTGTCTGAAACAGAGTCTCAGTACGAGGAGATGAGGGAGAATAACAGACAGCTGGAGCAGAAGCTCACTACCATGCAG AACTTGATGAGTTCCCACTCTGAGAAGCTTTTGGAGATGGAGCTGGAGCTGAGGTCTCTGAGGACTATCCGAGAGGAGGTGGAGACACTCCGAGGCACCGTGGAGAGCATTCGTTCCAGGGTCGCAACGCTAGAGGGAGGACGGGTCGGGGCCaacccagccacacacacactag GTTCTTTAGAGACACAGCTCTCCCGTCAGGACGACATACTGAGTGTCCACGAGATCCGCCTGGCCGACATGGACCTGCGCTTCCAGGTCCTAGAGACTGCTTCCTTCAATGGGACGCTCATCTGGAAGATCCGTGACTACAAGCGGCGGAAACAAGAAGCCGTGGCTTCAAAGACCCTGTCTCTCTACAGCCAGCCTTTCTACACTGGCTACTTTGGCTACAAGATGTGTGCCCGGGTCTACCTGAACGGAGATGGCATGGGGAAAGGAACCCATCTGTCTCTGTTCTTTGTGGTGATGCGTGGCGAATACGACGCCCTCCTGCTCTGGCCCTTTAAACAGAAGGTGACTCTGATGCTGATGGACCAGGGCCCAGCCAGGAAGCACCTAGGGGATGCCTTTAAACCAGACCCCAACAGCAGCAGCTTCAGACGGCCCACGGCAGAGATGAACATAGCCTCGGGCTGCCCGCTGTTCGTAGCCCAGACTGTGCTGGAGAACGGTACTTACATCAAGGACGATACCATCTTCATTAAGGTCACAGTGGACACGTCAGAcctccctgacccctga